A stretch of Henckelia pumila isolate YLH828 chromosome 4, ASM3356847v2, whole genome shotgun sequence DNA encodes these proteins:
- the LOC140860996 gene encoding uncharacterized protein produces MFQHWGLQFPPKSTQFPLFQSNRDEIDPFRGFVGAATTLTHGPSLLINGIKRHIPLARILEAELYPTLLSKARNFGMSDFWIQETSRETFIQKIEKDRKIMSRIQLLQQTGWISMDNEQFQFLARIMKHPLETDTKWKSSTLSLATSKANRTDENAAIIIHVMNCMQVVSLYIVE; encoded by the exons atgtTCCAACACTGGGGCCTTCAATTCCCACCAAAATCGACACAATTTCCCCTTTTTCAATCAAACCGAGATGAAATTGATCCCTTCCGTGGATTCGTCGGTGCCGCTACAACCCTT ACTCATGGACCTTCTCTTCTCATTAATGGAATCAAAAGGCATATACCACTTGCAAGGATACTAGAGGCTGAACTTTATCCCACTTTGCTCTCCAAAGCTCGTAATTTTGGCATGAGTGACTTTTGGATCCAG GAAACAAGCAGAGAAACATTTATCCAGAAAATTGAGAAGGATCGCAAAATAATGAGTAGGATTCAGTTGCTGCAACAAACTG GTTGGATATCCATGGATAATGAGCAGTTCCAGTTTCTTGCTAGGATCATGAAGCATCCTCTGGAAACCGATACCAAATGGAAAAGCTCCACTCTTTCTCTAGCGACCAGTAAAGCAAATCGGACAGATGAAAATGCAGCAATCATCATTCATGTTATGAATTGCATGCAGGTTGTGTCACTGTATATTGTTGAATAG